A region of Takifugu flavidus isolate HTHZ2018 chromosome 2, ASM371156v2, whole genome shotgun sequence DNA encodes the following proteins:
- the katnb1 gene encoding katanin p80 WD40 repeat-containing subunit B1, protein MAAANTTKISWRLQKFEAHSSTVSCLALGKNSGRLLATGGHDCRVNLWAVSKANCIMSLTGHKSPVECVQFSMSEDQIVTGSQSGSIRVWDMEAAKIVKTLTGHKSSISSLAFHPFQGFLASGSMDTNIKLWDFRRKGHVFRYTGHTQAVRSLAFSPDGKWLASASDDGTVKLWDLMQGKTITEFTSHTAAVNIVQFNPNEYLLASGSSDRTVKLWDLEKFKMISSMEGNTTPVRCVCFSPDGDCLYSGATDCMRVFGWEPDRCFDVVTAGWGKVSDLAICNQQLIGVSQQLSTVSSYVVDLKRVKKSGGSLLHGVTHDDQPAAEPKDPKGSVLRRSYERPSTGCSSQRVKQRCDADRWSPEGERRSPSEDEADEKVSAAEIYNAEDYKEIFQPKNAISRTPPRMSEPFPAPPDDESISGSEPHPKDKSSLLPDKQQRVEPTGECPAPSTANPAPSNHLAAALPPPQPPAPVKVKTQPKVILSVRNDPIGLNVSDFLPLAPSNRGGALSDAEALSQITKGHDTMCVMLSSRHKNLETVRTVWAREDIKRALDAAVSMNDLSIVVDILNIINLQASLWKLDLCMTVLPQIEKLLTSKYESYMQTGCTSLKLIMRHFWTLISDTLKATPSVGVDITREERHQKCRTCCRQLKNLSNVVKNRAVQVGRHGSAFRELQLLMLPLEDVL, encoded by the exons ATGGCTGCTGCAAACACCACCAAGATATCATGGCGTCTGC AAAAGTTCGAGGCTCACTCCAGCACGGTTTCCTGTTTGGCGTTGGGGAAAAACTCCGGCCGCCTGCTCGCCACAGGAGGACACGACTGCAGGGTGAACCTGTGGGCCGTCAGCAAGGCCAACTGCATCATG AGCCTGACTGGGCACAAGAGTCCAGTGGAGTGTGTCCAGTTCAGCATGTCGGAGGATCAAATTGTCACTGGTTCCCAGTCCGGATCCATACGAGTCTGGGACATGGAAGCTGCAAAGA TTGTTAAAACTCTAACGGGACACAAATCCAGCATCAGCAGTTTAGCCTTCCACCCCTTTCAAGGATTCCTGGCTTCAGGCTCCATGGATACAAACATCaag CTGTGGGACTTCAGGAGGAAAGGACACGTGTTCAGATACACG ggtCACACTCAGGCAGTAAGGAGCTTGGCCTTCAGTCCAGATGGGAAGTGGTTAGCTTCTGCCAGTGATGATGGCACTGTGAAG CTGTGGGACCTGATGCAGGGGAAGACCATCACTGAGTTCACGTCTCACACCGCCGCCGTCAACATTGTCCAGTTTAATCCCAACGAGTACCTGCTGGCCTCAGGAAGCTCTGACAG GACTGTAAAGCTGTGGGATCTGGAGAAGTTCAAGATGATCAGCTCCATGGAGGGAAACACGACGCCTGTCAG gtgtgtatGTTTCAGCCCGGATGGTGACTGCTTGTACAGCGGAGCCACTGACTGCATGCGTGTGTTTGGCTGGGAGCCTGACCGCTGCTTTGACGTGGTTACGGCTGGCTGGGGGAAGGTGTCTGACCTGGCGATCTGCAACCAGCAGTTG ATCGGCGTGTCCCAGCAGCTCTCCACTGTGTCGTCTTATGTGGTGGATCTGAAGAGGGTGAAGAAGAGCGGCGGATCCCTGCTCCACGGCGTCACCCATGACGACCAGCCAGCCGCAGAGCCCAAGGATCCTAAAGGATCTGTGCTGCGCCGGAGCTACGAGAGGCCGTCCACGGGCTGCAGCTCGCAGAG GGTAAAGCAGAGGTGCGACGCCGATAGGTGGAGCCCCGAAGGTGAGAGGCGGAGCCCCAGCGAGGACGAGGCAGACGAAAAAGTGTCGGCGGCGGAAATCTACAACGCAGAAGATTACAAGGAGATATTCCAGCCCAAAAACGCCATCT CTCGGACTCCTCCCAGGATGTCGGAACCGTTTCCCGCTCCTCCAGACGACG AGAGTATTTCAGGGAGCGAACCTCATCCAAAGGACAAGAGTTCTCTTCTTCCTGACAAGCAGCAG AGGGTGGAGCCCACAGGGGAGTGCCCTGCCCCTTCCACTGctaaccccgccccctccaACCACCTGGCCGCTgccctgcctcctcctcagcctccagcaCCGGTGAAAGTCAAAACCCAACCAAAGGTTATCCTGAGCGTGAGGAACGATCCGATTGGACTCAATGTGTCCGACTTCCTTCCG TTGGCGCCTAGCAACAGAGGCGGGGCTCTGAGCGACGCCGAGGCTCTGTCTCAGATCACCAAGGGTCACGACACCATGTGCGTGATGCTGAGCAGCCGCCACAAGAACTTGGAGACGGTCCGGACTGTGTGGGCCAGAGAGGACATCAAG CGCGCTCTGGACGCTGCCGTCTCCATGAACGACCTGTCCATCGTGGTGGACATCCTCAACATCATCAACCTCCAGGC GTCGCTGTGGAAACTGGACCTTTGCATGACGGTTCTGCCCCAGATCGAGAAGCTTTTGACCAGTAAATATGAGAG CTACATGCAGACTGGTTGCACATCTCTGAAGCTCATCATGAGGCATTTCTGGACGCTGATCTCGGACACGTTGAAGGCGACGCCCTCTGTTGGTGTGGACATCACGCGGGAGGAGCG ACACCAGAAGTGCAGAACGTGCTGCAGACAGCTGAAGAACCTGAGCAACGTGGTGAAGAACAGGGCGGTGCAGGTCGGTCGCCACGGCAGCGCCTtcagggagctgcagctgctcatgcTGCCTCTGGAGGACGTCCTGTGA